Proteins co-encoded in one Corylus avellana chromosome ca9, CavTom2PMs-1.0 genomic window:
- the LOC132191742 gene encoding uncharacterized protein LOC132191742: protein MLCSSATTILGSMNWCSFNGRWRSGEIRRILFLLFLGQVVSFALALASFTSSLIANLGVDAPCSQTLFGYLSLALVYGSVLLYRRQKLLVSWYWYLLLGFVDVQGNYLVNKAYQFSSITSVTLLDCWTVAWVIAMTWFFLGTRYSLWQLFGAVICVTGLGLVLISDAGVGGEGGSRPLLGDILVIAGTIFFAMSNVGEEFCVKKKDRVEVVSMIGAYGFLVTVVQVSILELKTLESVEWSADIILAFAGYALAIFMFYTLAPFVLKLSGATMFNLSLLTSDMWAVVIRIFIYKQQVDWLYYLAFALVIIGLILYSTTEKDPVPLLALEDGNSSGQYEVLTEESEASRNESLAS, encoded by the exons ATGCTCTGCAGCTCAGCTACAACAATCCTAGGCAGTATGAACTGGTGCTCTTTCAACGGCCGCTGGAGAAGCGGCGAGATCAGGCGAATACTTTTCCTACTGTTCCTGGGTCAGGTTGTCTCCTTTGCACTTGCACTTGCCAGCTTCACTTCATCTCTCATAGCCAATCTTG GTGTTGATGCGCCTTGTTCTCAGACTTTGTTTGGTTACTTATCTTTGGCTTTGGTTTATGGGAGTGTTTTGCTGTATAGGCGTCAGAAACTACTG GTTTCCTGGTATTGGTATCTCCTTTTAGGTTTTGTCGATGTTCAAGGCAATTATCTTG TTAACAAAGCATACCAGTTCTCATCAATAACCAGTGTGACATTATTGGACTGTTGGACAGTAGCATGGGTCATAGCCATGACGTGGTTCTTCTTAGGCACTCGATACTCCTTATGGCAGTTATTTGGTGCAGTCATCTGTGTGACTGGCCTAGGCTTAGTGCTCATCTCTGATGCAGGGGTGGGTGGTGAAG GGGGTTCACGGCCTCTGCTAGGGGATATACTTGTCATTGCAGGGACAATTTTCTTTGCAATGAGCAATGTTGGTGAG GAATTTTGTGTTAAGAAAAAAGATCGTGTTGAAGTGGTTTCTATGATTGGTGCTTATGGATTTCTAGTGACTGTGGTTCAGGT ATCTATACTGGAGCTAAAGACTCTGGAATCAGTTGAGTGGTCTGCAGATATT aTATTAGCCTTTGCTGGCTATGCTCTAGCAATCTTTATGTTCTACACCCTTGCTCCTTTTGTCCTCAAG TTAAGTGGAGCCACAATGTTCAATCTGTCTCTCCTAACATCTGATATGTGGGCAGTTGTCATTCGCATTTTTATCTACAAACAGCAG GTGGATTGGTTATACTATCTTGCTTTTGCACTTGTCATTATTGGACTCATCCTTTATTCAACAAC TGAGAAGGATCCTGTTCCTTTACTAGCTCTTGAGGATGGAAACTCCAGTGGACAGTACGAAGTGCTTACTGAGGAAAGTGAAGCATCTAGAAATGAGTCTTTGGCTTCATGA